A region of the Halostella limicola genome:
AGGTCCTCGAACAGCGGCATCCGGCGGCCGTAGGCGACCTGCTCGGCGAGGCCGGCGTCCAGGCCGTACTCCTCCTGGTAGCGGTCGACCTTCTCGGTGAGCAGCTCCGGCGTCTCGACCTCGCTGACGTCGGGTTCGACCGGCGGCACGTCCGTCTCGGGGTACATCCGCGCCGCGCCGGGGAGCGGGCGGAGGTACCGCGACGTGCCGTCCTCGTTCGCGCCGCGGGTCTCTTCGGGCACGTCCTCGACGGCCACCTCGGCGCGCTCGGCCGCGGCCTCGATGGCTCCGGCGGCCGTCGCCTCGTCGTCGGCGACGATTGCGACGGCGTCCTCCGAGCCCGCGCCGACGGCCTCGCGCAGGGCCTCGACCTCCTCCTCGGTGACGCCGTAGGCCGGCAGCTCGTCGGTGTGGAAGATGCCGCCCGCGCCGTGTCGCTTCGCGTGGTCCGACAGTTCGGTTCCGAGGCGGCGATCGGGCTGGATCTCGCGGCCGACGAGGCCGTCGAAGCCGTACAGCGGGACGGCCTTCACCGCGCCGCCGGCGTCGAGCGCGCCGCGGATGACGCCGCTGTCGGTGTCCGCGAAGGTTTCGCTCACGTCGACGACCTCGCCGACGCTCGCGTCGCGGGCCTGCAGTTCGTCGGCGATATCCAGCAGCTCGACCTGTCGGCGCACCTCGTTGCGGACGAGGTCGTCGATGTCGTCGAGGCTCTGGACGCCCTTCATCTCGACGCGGGCACCCTCCGCGATGGAGACGTTCACGTCCTGTCGGATGGTGCCGAGGCCGCGCTTGACCGCGCCGGTCGAGCGCAGCAGCATGCCGATCCGCTCGGCGGCGGCGCGGGCCTGCTCGGGCGAGCGGATGTCGGGCTTGGTGCCGATCTCGACGAGCGGGATGCCGAGGCGGTCGAGGCTGTAGCGGACGCCCTCCCCGGTCTCCTCGACGCGCTGGGCGCTCTCCTCTTCGAGCATCAGGTCCTCGATGCGGACCGTCCCCTCGTCGGTCTCGATCGCGCCGTCGCTGGCGACCTTCGTCGTCCGCTGGAAGCCGGAGGTGTTCGACCCGTCGACGACGATCTTCCGCATGACGTGGGCCTGGTCGACCACGTTCATGTCGAGCAGCTGTGCGATCTCCAGGGCGACCTCCGTCGCCTCCTCGTCGAGGCGGTGGGGCGGCTCGTCGTCCTCCTCGACGAGGCAGGTCGTGTCGTACGCCAGGTACTCGAACTCGCGCTCGACCTGGCTCTCCTCCAGAGCGGCCTCGTCTATCTCACCCAGTTCGCTCTTGGTGGGGTGGAGGTAGCGGGTGAACGAGCGCCCGGACTCCGCGGGGTCGCGCAGGTCCGTCGGACACTCGCAGAACAGCTTCGTCGCGGTGTCTAACTGCTGGTGGATCTCGAGGCCGGCCACGAGACCCAGGTCCTCGTAGTCGTAGTCGGTCATTGGCGGACAGTCAGAGGGCGAGGAGTAAAAAACCGTTCAGTTCGGCGGCGACTCGTCAGACTCGTCGTCGCGGTCGCGCGGGGGGAGGCCGTCCGGGTCGACGTCGCGCGGCGATTCGTCGTCCCGTTCGGCGTCGCGTGGCGGATTGTCGCCGGTCTCGGGGCTGTCCCGCTCGCGTCGCTCGGCCGCCGAGCGCAGTTTCCGGCGCCGGGTGCGTAGGCTCTCCTGCAGCCTGTCGCGGAGCAGTTCGCGCAGGCGGGCGGCGTCCTCGTCGTCGATGTCGACCGCCGTCGCGTCGCGCTGGCGGAGGCTGAACGACCCCGCGGTGTCGGCCGTGAGGTTCGCGAGGGTCCGCCGGCGCTGGAAGAGGCTCCGGCTACGCACGACGGTCTGGAGCCGGTAGTACGGCACCACCTTCGTCGTCCGGGTCCAGAAGCCGACCCGCGTGAGGACGTGCTCGCCCTGGGTCTGGTACCCCCGGTTGCGCCAGGCGACGTGGGCCGCGACGGGGACGACCGCGAGCAGGGCGACCGCCGCGTACCACCGCTCGAACCCCTCGTACGCGAGCGAGAGCGCGTACAGCGTGGCGGTCAGCGCCC
Encoded here:
- the gatE gene encoding Glu-tRNA(Gln) amidotransferase subunit GatE, with amino-acid sequence MTDYDYEDLGLVAGLEIHQQLDTATKLFCECPTDLRDPAESGRSFTRYLHPTKSELGEIDEAALEESQVEREFEYLAYDTTCLVEEDDEPPHRLDEEATEVALEIAQLLDMNVVDQAHVMRKIVVDGSNTSGFQRTTKVASDGAIETDEGTVRIEDLMLEEESAQRVEETGEGVRYSLDRLGIPLVEIGTKPDIRSPEQARAAAERIGMLLRSTGAVKRGLGTIRQDVNVSIAEGARVEMKGVQSLDDIDDLVRNEVRRQVELLDIADELQARDASVGEVVDVSETFADTDSGVIRGALDAGGAVKAVPLYGFDGLVGREIQPDRRLGTELSDHAKRHGAGGIFHTDELPAYGVTEEEVEALREAVGAGSEDAVAIVADDEATAAGAIEAAAERAEVAVEDVPEETRGANEDGTSRYLRPLPGAARMYPETDVPPVEPDVSEVETPELLTEKVDRYQEEYGLDAGLAEQVAYGRRMPLFEDLVAAGADATLAAQTLESTLTALRRDDVPVENLTDDHLRDAVTLVDGGEVPNEGMEDLLTALAEDPDLTAEEAVEAEDLGGVDESEVRDAVVEVVDRNEEQVAEEGMGAFSGLMGEAMGALRGKADGDLVSEVLREEIQKRA